GCGAAAATGATATACCTCCATTTCTGGTTACCTTATTGATTTAACTCCCTCAGGGTGCACAAGCATCCAGTGTTTAGCAATTTCCTCTCGACGGCAAATCCAAACGGAATTAAACCCCATAATATGATCCAGAAACCGAGCAACAGCCATCGCCCTTGCTGGATGCCCACTAATTCGGCTATGTAAGCCAACACTCATCATTTTTGGATGCTTTTTGCCTTCCTTCCAAAGGAACTCAAAGGCATCCTTTAACAACAGGAAAAAATCCTCTCCTGAGGGAAAACCATTAGGCATTAGATATTTCATATCGTTATTCACTAAGGTATAAGGCACTATCAATTTTTTGGACATACCTGATTGCCAATAAGGCAGGTCATCACTGTATGAATCAGAGATATACAGAATATCATCCTCAACATCTAGCAGCTTTCGCGTATGCAAGCTAGCTCGACCTGTATACCAGCCGGAGGGAGGGGATCCAGTTATTCGTTTGATAATTTTAATAGTACGTTTTATATCTCTCCGCTCATCCTCAATTGAGACATTTTGATAGTCCAGCCAACGGTAACT
This DNA window, taken from Microbulbifer sp. GL-2, encodes the following:
- a CDS encoding polysaccharide deacetylase family protein encodes the protein MQFVLNIEEGAESSIVNGDTQSESYLHELVGRLPRVGKRDFSVESMYEYGSRAGVWRLLDLFGERKLSLTAFASGLSLELNPKIGSALVAAGHEVAGHSYRWLDYQNVSIEDERRDIKRTIKIIKRITGSPPSGWYTGRASLHTRKLLDVEDDILYISDSYSDDLPYWQSGMSKKLIVPYTLVNNDMKYLMPNGFPSGEDFFLLLKDAFEFLWKEGKKHPKMMSVGLHSRISGHPARAMAVARFLDHIMGFNSVWICRREEIAKHWMLVHPEGVKSIR